In Fimbriiglobus ruber, a genomic segment contains:
- a CDS encoding group II intron maturase-specific domain-containing protein, translating to MAARGLEMVRYTDDLVILCRSQAEAEQALGVVRQWCDAEGLMLHPTKTRIVDVRGDGFDFLGYHFETTRKGHLTRWPRTKSRDKLKDTIRTKTKRTDGRGLRVLLANLNGTLRGWFGYFKHSCRTTFTVLDGWIRGRLRAILKRRDGRRGHGRGWNHQRWPNAYFTERGLDSLVAAHAKACQPT from the coding sequence ATGGCGGCCCGGGGGTTGGAGATGGTGCGCTATACGGACGACCTCGTGATCCTCTGCCGTAGTCAAGCCGAGGCGGAACAGGCACTGGGCGTGGTACGCCAGTGGTGCGACGCCGAAGGTTTGATGCTGCATCCGACCAAGACTCGAATCGTGGACGTACGGGGGGACGGTTTTGACTTTCTGGGCTACCACTTCGAGACGACGCGGAAGGGCCACTTGACGCGTTGGCCGCGAACGAAGAGCCGGGACAAGCTCAAGGACACCATCCGCACGAAGACGAAGCGAACGGACGGTCGCGGGTTGCGAGTCCTCCTCGCGAACCTCAACGGTACGTTGCGGGGCTGGTTCGGGTACTTCAAGCACAGTTGTCGGACGACATTCACGGTCCTGGACGGATGGATTCGTGGCCGCCTGCGGGCGATCCTGAAGAGACGGGACGGTCGACGGGGACATGGCCGTGGGTGGAATCATCAGCGCTGGCCGAATGCGTATTTCACGGAGCGGGGGCTCGACAGCTTGGTAGCGGCCCACGCGAAGGCGTGTCAACCCACTTGA
- a CDS encoding HlyD family efflux transporter periplasmic adaptor subunit has protein sequence MISLVANAVLAAAVAHTLYSRQTGPTTTGPTQGGTGAAHGDEINALGRVQPSGGVIGVFGPPGDRVVELTVGLGAVVTKGQTLATLSGDPERQLSAAAIDAQIREADSLRAALAKSRDAKLADLTAEVAQERAKADGELALVDGKYTAAAAQESQAVAEMNRLKRIKADGVPISDMELGRAELLVTQARTEMEGARVQKAKAADQRAAADAAADAKRKAIAAEAERALAQVPDESLKTSKRIAEQKIADAAVRAPVAGRVVKVLSRGGDTLSTTPVVQIADTSHMSVTAEVYETDVPRLRDWLAKSGGKPVAVEIDTRVGEGATRPTVRGTVTAEQVAPMIAKNTVFALGPREDADRRVVEVEVKLDDPSSKAVADFIGLQVRARFLPPK, from the coding sequence GTGATCAGCCTCGTTGCGAACGCGGTCCTGGCCGCAGCGGTCGCGCACACCTTGTATTCCCGTCAGACCGGCCCAACTACCACCGGCCCCACGCAGGGCGGCACCGGGGCGGCCCACGGGGACGAAATCAATGCCCTCGGCCGCGTTCAGCCGTCCGGGGGCGTCATCGGCGTGTTCGGCCCGCCCGGCGACCGGGTCGTCGAACTGACCGTCGGGCTCGGCGCGGTCGTGACCAAGGGGCAGACCCTCGCGACCCTGTCCGGCGACCCCGAGCGGCAGTTGAGCGCGGCCGCCATCGACGCCCAGATCCGCGAGGCCGACAGCCTCCGCGCGGCCCTCGCCAAATCGCGCGACGCCAAGCTCGCCGACCTGACCGCGGAAGTCGCCCAGGAGCGGGCCAAGGCCGATGGCGAACTCGCGCTGGTCGACGGCAAGTACACTGCCGCGGCCGCCCAGGAATCCCAGGCGGTCGCGGAAATGAACCGGCTCAAGCGGATCAAGGCCGACGGCGTACCCATTTCCGACATGGAACTGGGCCGGGCCGAATTGCTCGTCACGCAGGCGCGGACCGAGATGGAAGGTGCCCGCGTTCAGAAGGCGAAGGCGGCCGACCAGCGGGCGGCGGCGGACGCGGCGGCCGACGCCAAGCGGAAGGCGATCGCGGCCGAAGCCGAGCGGGCGCTCGCCCAGGTGCCGGACGAGTCGTTGAAGACGAGCAAGCGGATCGCGGAACAAAAGATCGCGGACGCGGCCGTCCGGGCGCCCGTCGCCGGCCGGGTGGTCAAAGTCCTGTCCCGCGGCGGCGACACGCTCAGCACCACCCCCGTCGTCCAGATCGCGGACACGAGCCACATGTCGGTTACCGCCGAGGTGTACGAAACGGACGTGCCGCGGCTCCGCGACTGGCTGGCCAAGAGCGGCGGCAAGCCGGTGGCCGTCGAGATCGACACGCGGGTCGGGGAAGGGGCCACGCGGCCGACCGTCCGCGGGACCGTGACCGCCGAGCAGGTCGCCCCAATGATCGCCAAGAACACCGTGTTCGCCCTCGGCCCCCGCGAAGACGCCGACCGCCGCGTGGTCGAGGTCGAGGTCAAGCTCGACGACCCGTCGTCGAAAGCGGTGGCCGACTTCATCGGGCTCCAGGTCCGCGCCCGCTTCCTGCCGCCGAAATGA
- a CDS encoding MBL fold metallo-hydrolase: MRVRVVGGGTAGATGFALSTFVIDDVLAVDAGALGWFAAPDRQALIRDVLITHAHIDHVAGLPIFLDNIYGLTAEPPTVHGTEDVLDSLRVHVFNNHLMPDFVRMSLTMRPFLRMQPLYPGEAVHIGPYRIVPFAVDHVVATTAYYIESGEAAMAVVTDTAPVAGLADFLTTGVARFGADPRRLRAVFLEASFPDDLADLAGISKHLTASQFLAIAGEFPPTVAVYAVHIKPRFFDTVRKVIETAGLAHVRAAEPGEVIDLGG, from the coding sequence ATGCGAGTCCGTGTGGTCGGGGGCGGGACGGCCGGTGCAACCGGGTTCGCGCTCTCCACATTCGTGATTGACGACGTACTCGCCGTGGACGCCGGCGCGCTCGGGTGGTTCGCCGCCCCGGACCGGCAGGCCCTGATTCGCGACGTGTTAATCACCCACGCGCACATCGACCACGTCGCCGGACTCCCGATCTTTCTCGACAACATTTACGGGCTCACGGCCGAACCGCCGACGGTCCACGGGACGGAAGACGTTCTCGACTCCCTCCGGGTTCACGTCTTCAACAATCACCTGATGCCGGACTTCGTGCGCATGTCGCTCACCATGCGGCCGTTCCTGCGGATGCAACCTTTATACCCGGGCGAGGCGGTCCACATCGGCCCGTACCGGATCGTCCCGTTCGCCGTCGATCACGTTGTAGCGACGACAGCTTACTACATCGAGAGCGGCGAGGCGGCGATGGCGGTGGTAACGGACACGGCCCCGGTCGCCGGGCTCGCGGACTTTCTCACGACCGGGGTGGCCCGGTTCGGGGCGGACCCGCGACGCCTCCGCGCGGTTTTCCTCGAAGCCTCATTCCCGGACGACTTGGCCGACCTGGCGGGGATCAGCAAGCACCTCACAGCCAGTCAATTCCTCGCGATCGCCGGGGAATTCCCGCCGACGGTCGCGGTGTACGCGGTCCACATCAAGCCACGGTTTTTTGACACGGTACGCAAGGTGATCGAAACGGCCGGGCTGGCTCACGTCCGCGCGGCGGAGCCGGGGGAAGTGATCGACCTCGGCGGATGA
- a CDS encoding FtsX-like permease family protein yields the protein MIAARLALSNMVHDRTRAAVSVTGAAFAVVLVFMQLGFLGAVRNTATLLYDRLDFDLLLTSSEYLDFSRPGNLDRERLAQARSAAGVVDVVPLTSTQVLWRNPTNDPARGGKRWAITVLAVDPGRLDATFLPRGTGVFRDPADLASARATLGRLNVVMLDLRSRPDFGDPGNMPPGTITEINNRRVELGGYFELGTGFSYTGLLLMNEDTYTTLTGNSSRSVSLGLVKLAPGDDPSAAAARVAAALPPDVLVFTRQQITDLEIDYWVSKTAVGKFFYFGVVLALLVGAIFVYQMMVADIKKHLPEYATLKAIGYTSGYLFRVVTWQAVFLSAAGYAVGYVAALGLYAVTRTAAHFPVDMTAERMASVLALTVGMCVGSGLVAVRKALTADPADLF from the coding sequence ATGATCGCCGCCCGACTCGCCCTGTCGAACATGGTCCACGACCGGACCCGGGCCGCCGTGTCGGTCACGGGGGCCGCGTTCGCGGTCGTATTGGTGTTCATGCAACTCGGCTTTCTGGGGGCGGTCCGGAACACGGCCACCCTCCTCTACGACCGGCTCGACTTCGACCTCCTCCTAACGTCGAGCGAATACCTCGACTTCAGCCGGCCCGGGAACCTCGACCGCGAGCGGCTGGCCCAGGCGCGGTCGGCGGCCGGGGTGGTGGACGTGGTCCCGCTTACGTCCACCCAGGTTCTCTGGCGAAACCCGACGAATGATCCGGCCCGCGGCGGCAAGCGCTGGGCGATCACCGTCCTGGCCGTCGACCCGGGCCGACTGGACGCGACGTTCCTCCCGCGGGGCACCGGCGTCTTCCGCGATCCGGCCGACCTGGCCTCGGCCCGAGCCACCCTCGGTCGCCTGAACGTGGTAATGCTCGACCTCCGGTCCCGCCCCGACTTCGGCGACCCCGGAAACATGCCGCCCGGGACGATCACGGAGATCAACAACCGCCGGGTCGAACTCGGCGGGTACTTCGAGCTAGGCACCGGCTTCAGCTACACCGGCCTCTTGCTCATGAACGAGGACACGTACACCACGCTAACCGGGAATTCTTCGCGGTCCGTCTCCCTCGGCTTGGTCAAGCTCGCGCCGGGGGACGACCCCTCCGCAGCCGCTGCCCGTGTCGCGGCCGCGTTGCCGCCGGACGTGCTAGTCTTCACCCGCCAGCAAATCACCGACCTCGAAATCGACTACTGGGTGTCCAAGACCGCGGTCGGCAAGTTCTTCTACTTCGGCGTGGTCCTCGCGCTCCTGGTCGGCGCGATTTTCGTTTATCAAATGATGGTCGCGGACATCAAGAAACACCTGCCGGAATACGCCACCCTCAAAGCGATCGGCTACACCTCGGGCTACCTCTTCCGCGTCGTCACCTGGCAGGCCGTGTTTTTGTCGGCGGCCGGGTACGCGGTCGGGTACGTGGCGGCACTCGGACTCTATGCCGTCACCCGGACGGCCGCCCACTTCCCCGTCGACATGACGGCCGAGCGGATGGCGTCGGTCCTCGCGCTGACCGTAGGCATGTGCGTCGGGTCCGGGCTGGTGGCTGTTCGCAAGGCTCTGACCGCGGACCCGGCTGATTTGTTCTGA
- a CDS encoding recombinase family protein, producing the protein MTTSPLRAALYARVSSPQQADADTIASQVEALRDRVRSDGLTRDDEFRFLDDGHRGATRRRPALERLRDQVASGVVDRLDVHSPDRLARSYAYQVLLLEEFRRGGVEVMFLNRPIGRPPGEDLLLQVQGMMAAYEPAKIAERSRRGKRQAARGGSVNVLSGAPYGYRYVGKLAGGGRARFEVHDEHAAVVRQIVAWVGVDGHSIGDVCRRLQERKVLSPKGKAFWDRTTVWGILRNPAYVGRAEFGKTRVGPARPKLRPQRGQPVHGRRTGSTDDAPADERVPIPVPAVVGEAVLAAVAEQLAANRTRRRESRRGARDLRQGRVGCGGCGSAFYGKPPRRSSAKGTTRHYAYDGCIGTDAYRFGGKRVCANKPCRTDVWDPAVWDDVCALLADPDRVRRDYEVRRPQKRVKGVRASDQVGQWIAQVKRGIGRLIDAYEEGRLDKAEFEPRVREANARLVKLQGEAESAAQRESEGAEVATAIGQLEGFAERVRSGLPSADWNARRDILRALVKRVEVGTGAVKVVYKVDPRPFDHGPERGRSQHCGRGAQSVAEQQLSEPAGPPDGGPGVGDGALYGRPRDPLP; encoded by the coding sequence ATGACCACGTCGCCACTGCGAGCGGCCCTCTACGCCCGCGTCTCGTCCCCGCAACAGGCCGACGCGGATACCATCGCGAGCCAGGTCGAGGCCCTTCGCGACCGCGTCCGTTCGGACGGCCTGACGCGCGACGACGAGTTCCGCTTCCTCGACGACGGGCACCGCGGAGCGACGCGGCGGCGGCCGGCCTTGGAGCGGCTCCGCGATCAGGTCGCGTCCGGCGTCGTGGATCGCCTCGACGTCCACTCGCCCGACCGGCTGGCCCGGAGCTATGCCTACCAGGTGCTGTTGCTCGAGGAGTTCCGCCGGGGCGGGGTCGAGGTGATGTTCCTGAACCGTCCGATCGGCCGCCCCCCGGGGGAAGATTTACTCCTCCAAGTGCAGGGGATGATGGCCGCGTACGAGCCGGCCAAGATCGCCGAGCGGAGCCGGCGGGGGAAGCGGCAGGCCGCCCGGGGTGGGTCCGTGAACGTGCTCAGCGGTGCCCCCTACGGCTACCGTTACGTCGGCAAACTCGCGGGCGGCGGTCGGGCGCGGTTCGAGGTTCACGACGAGCACGCCGCGGTGGTTCGGCAGATCGTGGCCTGGGTCGGGGTGGACGGGCACTCGATTGGGGACGTGTGCCGACGGTTGCAGGAGCGGAAGGTACTCAGCCCCAAGGGGAAGGCGTTCTGGGACCGGACGACGGTGTGGGGCATCCTGCGGAACCCGGCGTACGTCGGACGCGCGGAGTTCGGTAAGACCCGGGTCGGGCCGGCCCGTCCGAAACTCCGCCCGCAGCGGGGCCAACCCGTCCACGGCCGGCGGACCGGATCCACGGATGACGCGCCGGCCGACGAGCGGGTACCGATCCCGGTCCCAGCAGTCGTGGGCGAAGCCGTGTTGGCGGCCGTCGCCGAGCAACTGGCCGCGAACCGCACGCGGCGGCGTGAGAGCCGCCGCGGGGCGCGAGACCTGCGCCAAGGTCGTGTGGGGTGTGGCGGGTGCGGGTCTGCGTTCTATGGGAAGCCGCCGCGCCGCTCGTCCGCGAAGGGCACGACCCGGCACTACGCGTACGACGGGTGCATCGGGACGGATGCGTACCGGTTCGGTGGGAAGCGGGTATGCGCGAACAAGCCGTGCCGGACCGACGTGTGGGACCCGGCGGTGTGGGACGACGTGTGCGCCCTGTTGGCGGACCCGGATCGCGTCCGTCGGGACTACGAGGTGCGACGGCCGCAGAAGCGAGTGAAGGGGGTCCGAGCGAGTGACCAGGTCGGCCAGTGGATCGCCCAGGTGAAGCGAGGGATCGGGCGGTTGATCGATGCGTACGAGGAGGGGCGACTGGACAAGGCCGAGTTCGAGCCCCGAGTCCGTGAGGCCAACGCCCGACTGGTGAAGTTGCAGGGGGAGGCCGAGTCGGCGGCCCAGCGGGAGTCGGAGGGCGCCGAAGTGGCGACGGCCATCGGGCAGTTGGAGGGATTCGCGGAACGCGTGCGGAGTGGACTTCCGTCGGCCGACTGGAATGCTCGGCGGGACATTCTGCGGGCGTTGGTCAAGCGGGTCGAGGTCGGAACGGGTGCCGTGAAGGTCGTGTACAAGGTGGACCCCCGCCCTTTTGACCACGGCCCCGAGAGGGGCCGTTCGCAACATTGTGGGCGGGGTGCTCAGTCCGTTGCTGAGCAACAGTTATCTGAACCCGCTGGGCCACCAGATGGCGGCCCGGGGGTTGGAGATGGTGCGCTATACGGACGACCTCGTGATCCTCTGCCGTAG
- a CDS encoding lactonase family protein, whose protein sequence is MTPLDSTRRSFLKASAALAGTAPFVDGLARAQPAEAAGPLLAYVGTFSSPLRDVLPTQVDLPPGNGRGIHLFQVNRTTGALTPAGVHEMGTSPSCLAVNAAGTRLYSANETDRQGESKEGTITAFAINRADGKLEPLNTVRSGGAGPTYVSIHPSGRFLLVANYFGGSVAVLPILADGRLGAATDVKNDAGKLGPTKATNAPPGSFAFSGHDRTHAHMIQADPSGRFVLHVDLGLDKIFVWKFDDQKGVLTPGETPSVSLPPGDGPRHFHFHPNGKWFYSIQEEGSTIVLFDYEAATGRLTSRQTISTLPPGFAGSNFCSEILMSADGRFVYAGNRLHDSIGIFSVGPTGTLTYVGDEWTRGNYPRSFNFDPTGQFLYCCNQRGDNVAVFRVDRKAGGLAFTGQYVAVGNPSIIVFLDLKKAG, encoded by the coding sequence ATGACGCCACTCGACAGCACCCGACGGTCCTTTTTGAAAGCCTCGGCCGCACTCGCGGGAACCGCCCCGTTCGTAGACGGCTTGGCCCGGGCGCAACCGGCAGAGGCCGCCGGCCCACTCCTCGCTTATGTCGGCACTTTCAGTTCACCGCTCCGCGACGTGTTGCCGACTCAGGTGGACTTGCCGCCCGGCAACGGCCGCGGCATCCACCTCTTTCAGGTGAACCGCACGACCGGAGCGCTGACGCCCGCCGGCGTCCACGAGATGGGCACGAGCCCGAGTTGTCTGGCGGTGAACGCCGCCGGAACACGCCTCTATTCCGCCAACGAAACGGACCGCCAGGGCGAAAGCAAGGAAGGCACGATCACGGCTTTCGCCATCAATCGGGCCGACGGGAAACTGGAGCCGCTCAACACCGTTCGGTCCGGCGGTGCCGGTCCTACGTATGTGAGCATTCATCCGTCCGGGCGATTCCTGTTGGTGGCCAACTATTTCGGCGGCTCCGTCGCGGTGCTGCCGATTCTGGCCGACGGCCGCCTGGGTGCGGCCACCGATGTCAAGAACGACGCCGGCAAGCTCGGCCCGACCAAGGCGACTAACGCCCCGCCGGGCAGTTTCGCCTTCAGCGGACACGACCGGACGCACGCCCACATGATCCAGGCCGACCCTTCCGGCCGCTTCGTGCTACACGTCGATCTCGGCCTGGACAAGATTTTCGTCTGGAAATTCGACGACCAGAAGGGCGTGCTCACTCCGGGCGAAACGCCGTCGGTCTCGCTGCCACCCGGCGATGGCCCACGGCACTTCCATTTCCACCCCAACGGCAAGTGGTTTTACTCCATCCAGGAGGAAGGCTCGACCATCGTCTTGTTCGACTACGAGGCCGCGACGGGGCGGCTCACCTCTCGACAAACGATCTCCACGCTGCCGCCCGGGTTCGCGGGCAGCAACTTCTGCTCCGAGATCCTGATGTCCGCCGACGGCCGATTCGTTTACGCCGGCAACCGCTTGCACGACAGCATCGGGATTTTCTCCGTCGGCCCGACCGGCACGCTGACCTACGTCGGGGACGAGTGGACCCGCGGGAACTATCCCCGCAGTTTCAACTTCGACCCCACCGGCCAGTTCCTCTACTGCTGCAACCAGCGGGGCGACAACGTCGCCGTCTTTCGGGTTGACCGCAAAGCCGGCGGCCTCGCCTTCACCGGTCAATACGTAGCCGTGGGGAATCCGTCGATCATCGTGTTTCTGGATTTGAAGAAGGCGGGGTAA
- a CDS encoding reverse transcriptase domain-containing protein — MSTKRQRIAELAKQSPQMGFTSLNHDLDRGWLYEAFLATRRDGATGVDGRGFEDFAADLPGHLQSLEDRAKSGTYRAPPVRRVHIPKGGGSTATRPPGIPTFEDKVLQRAVVMGLEPICEQDFLDCSYGFRPGRSTHQALGALRDQLMSLAGGWVVDVDIRSFFDTLDHSHLRALLQRRVRDGVLLRLIGKWLRAGVLDHGCVTYPDAGTPQGGVITPPTMLRTRSGSRQ, encoded by the coding sequence GTGTCCACGAAACGACAACGGATCGCGGAGCTGGCGAAGCAATCGCCGCAGATGGGGTTCACCTCCCTGAACCACGACCTCGATCGCGGCTGGCTTTACGAGGCGTTTCTGGCGACACGTCGGGACGGTGCGACGGGCGTGGACGGACGCGGGTTCGAGGACTTCGCAGCGGACTTGCCGGGCCACCTGCAGTCGCTGGAAGATCGGGCCAAGTCCGGGACGTACCGGGCACCGCCGGTCCGGCGGGTGCACATCCCGAAGGGCGGGGGGTCGACGGCGACCCGGCCGCCGGGGATTCCGACGTTCGAAGACAAGGTGCTTCAACGGGCGGTCGTCATGGGGCTGGAGCCGATTTGCGAGCAGGACTTCTTGGACTGCTCGTACGGTTTCCGCCCGGGGCGATCGACGCACCAGGCGTTAGGGGCGCTCCGGGACCAGTTGATGTCGCTGGCCGGTGGGTGGGTGGTGGACGTGGACATCCGGTCGTTCTTCGACACGCTGGACCACAGCCATCTGCGGGCGTTGCTGCAGCGACGGGTGCGGGACGGGGTGCTGCTTCGCCTCATCGGGAAGTGGCTGCGGGCCGGTGTTCTGGACCACGGGTGCGTGACGTACCCGGACGCCGGAACACCGCAGGGCGGTGTGATCACCCCGCCCACAATGTTGCGAACTCGGTCCGGATCGAGACAATAA
- a CDS encoding WD40/YVTN/BNR-like repeat-containing protein — MKPFSIAMLLLGLCTTFATGQWQPQTIRTDADFRGLCVVSPTVVWVSGTKGTYGRTTDAGKTWSAGTVPGAEKLDFRDVEAFGETTAYLMSAGPGEGSRIYKTTDSGKSWLLQFTNTEPDGFFDAIAFWDDKNGIALSDPVRGRFHLIATTDGGANWKRLDDKNLPPALPNEGAFAASGTCLVTHGENDVWFCTGGAKVARVFHSGDRGQTWSVVEAPIAAGVASAGIFSIAFRDRNRGVIVGGDYRKPNEAGATGAITTDGGKTWTLIKKPLPFRSCVAWAKDRWVAVGTSGSDASTDDGATWEPLGHENDNSVGFTPAGVGWAAGPKGRIAKFAK, encoded by the coding sequence ATGAAGCCATTCTCGATCGCCATGTTGCTCCTCGGACTCTGCACGACTTTCGCGACCGGCCAGTGGCAACCACAGACGATCCGAACGGATGCGGATTTCCGCGGCCTCTGTGTCGTCAGCCCGACGGTCGTGTGGGTGAGTGGCACGAAGGGCACGTATGGTCGGACCACCGACGCTGGCAAAACCTGGTCCGCCGGGACGGTGCCCGGGGCTGAAAAGCTCGATTTTCGCGACGTTGAAGCGTTCGGAGAAACGACGGCGTACCTCATGAGCGCCGGCCCCGGTGAGGGCTCCCGGATCTACAAAACGACCGACAGTGGTAAAAGCTGGCTGCTCCAATTCACGAACACGGAACCTGACGGCTTCTTCGACGCCATCGCGTTTTGGGACGACAAGAACGGGATCGCCCTCAGCGATCCGGTCCGGGGCCGATTCCACCTGATCGCGACGACCGATGGCGGGGCGAACTGGAAGCGACTGGACGACAAGAATCTGCCGCCCGCCCTGCCGAACGAGGGCGCCTTCGCCGCCAGCGGCACCTGCCTCGTCACGCACGGCGAGAACGACGTCTGGTTTTGCACGGGCGGAGCCAAAGTCGCGCGAGTCTTTCACTCGGGCGACCGCGGCCAAACGTGGTCAGTCGTGGAGGCGCCGATCGCCGCCGGGGTCGCGTCGGCCGGTATTTTTTCGATCGCATTCCGCGACCGGAATCGCGGCGTGATCGTCGGCGGCGATTACCGCAAGCCCAACGAAGCCGGGGCAACCGGAGCGATTACCACCGACGGCGGCAAAACGTGGACCCTCATCAAAAAGCCGCTGCCGTTTCGTTCCTGCGTCGCCTGGGCGAAGGATCGGTGGGTCGCTGTCGGTACGTCGGGCTCCGACGCTTCCACGGACGACGGTGCGACCTGGGAACCACTCGGCCACGAGAATGACAATAGTGTCGGCTTCACCCCGGCGGGAGTGGGCTGGGCGGCCGGACCGAAAGGTCGGATCGCGAAGTTTGCGAAGTGA
- a CDS encoding transposase, whose protein sequence is MFKQKVRIVTVETGKNDLTGEPEVLLRATDKLDLEAELVALGYRFRWSVELFFRWFKCILGRRHLLAESQNGLTIQIYTGMIASLLISLWAGKKATKRTYEMFCFYFSEWATEEEPPGSPRKAQAGEEKPWLKASQFQPATFEPNTIAHVPLFSGSPDWLAGRR, encoded by the coding sequence GTGTTCAAGCAGAAGGTGCGTATTGTCACTGTGGAGACGGGCAAAAATGACCTCACTGGCGAACCAGAAGTGCTGTTGCGGGCGACCGACAAGCTCGATCTGGAGGCGGAACTGGTGGCGCTCGGGTATCGCTTTCGCTGGAGCGTAGAACTGTTCTTTCGTTGGTTTAAGTGCATTCTTGGCCGTCGTCATCTGTTGGCCGAGAGCCAAAACGGTTTAACAATTCAGATCTACACGGGGATGATCGCCAGCCTATTAATTAGTCTATGGGCTGGCAAGAAAGCGACAAAGCGAACCTATGAGATGTTCTGCTTCTACTTCAGTGAGTGGGCTACGGAAGAGGAACCTCCTGGCTCACCTCGAAAAGCTCAAGCAGGAGAAGAAAAGCCCTGGCTCAAAGCCTCTCAATTCCAGCCAGCAACTTTCGAGCCGAACACTATTGCCCACGTACCCCTTTTTTCCGGCTCGCCAGACTGGCTTGCCGGACGTCGGTGA